A stretch of the Papaver somniferum cultivar HN1 chromosome 6, ASM357369v1, whole genome shotgun sequence genome encodes the following:
- the LOC113291716 gene encoding protein bfr2-like has translation MVTSSSSDYDYDYSSSSSDEDSKVPEMKISVAKYRAKMDQSLKKAKEDILKTARDRFSKRKDEDEIIAEYREKRLRIQRKWLAAQEKLRSRPDGVASDSYAEEEEPVWEPRDRKIKPHRLTRDIEQLVEADLEAERKREEYWDAMYNDPDEREDFGGDSNSDSEEEHEEYSTEDDDGDDESDESDD, from the coding sequence atggtgacttccagcagcAGTGATTATGACTATGATTATTCATCTAGCTCTTCTGACGAGGATTCCAAGGTTCCAGAGATGAAGATTTCTGTAGCAAAATATCGCGCCAAGATGGACCAATCATTGAAGAAGGCTAAGGAAGACATACTGAAGACTGCCCGTGATAGATTCTCGAAGAGGAAAGACGAGGATGAGATAATAGCTGAGTACCGGGAGAAGAGGCTTCGAATTCAGCGCAAATGGTTAGCCGCCCAGGAGAAGCTTcgctctcgtcctgatggtgtagCCTCGGATTCGTACGCTGAAGAAGAAGAGCCCGTATGGGAGCCAAGGGATCGCAAAATTAAGCCACACCGGCTTACCAGGGATATTGAGCAATTAGTTGAGGCTGATCTTGAAGCTGAACGCAAAAGGGAAGAGTATTGGGATGCAATGTACAACGATCCTGATGAGAGAGAAGACTTTGGTGGTGATTCTAACAGTGATTCTGAGGAAGAGCATGAAGAATATTCCACTGAAGACGATGATGGTGACGACGAGTCCGATGAATCCGACGATTAG